The proteins below are encoded in one region of Paenibacillus albus:
- a CDS encoding trans-sulfuration enzyme family protein, whose amino-acid sequence MTKLTLEQMYTAISHDEFDDRHYGAIQIPIYQNSLFAFDTYQQFEHAFEQELGSHIYSRGNNPTVEFLEGKLALLEGADAARCFASGMAAISAAIFSSVKAGDHIVCVSNAYGPARHVMGDYLKRFGVETTFVEGSRHESVQAAVRPNTKLIYLESPSTQMFELIDLEACAKLAKGIGARTIIDNTWATPIFQNPLEFGIDLIVHSITKYISGHSDALGGVVMGSNELMKPLSRDEYMLFGGIMTAHTASLVLRGLRTLPVRMERCQASGLKVASWLEESSPFVERVNHPGLPSHPQYELGKKQLRGYSSLFSFESKQPIELLKAWASKLKLFKIAVSWGGYESLATVGRNTAVNGEVRTIVRVYIGLESPDDLIRDMQETWQEVAASASQDRV is encoded by the coding sequence ATGACGAAACTAACTTTGGAGCAGATGTATACGGCGATTTCGCATGATGAGTTCGATGATCGCCATTACGGTGCCATTCAAATTCCAATCTATCAGAACAGCTTGTTTGCATTCGATACGTATCAGCAATTTGAGCATGCTTTCGAACAGGAGCTTGGCAGCCATATTTACTCGCGCGGCAACAATCCGACGGTCGAGTTCCTTGAAGGGAAGCTTGCTTTGCTAGAGGGCGCTGATGCAGCACGCTGCTTCGCTTCGGGAATGGCTGCGATCAGCGCGGCGATCTTCTCGTCGGTGAAGGCTGGAGATCACATCGTTTGCGTCAGCAATGCATATGGTCCGGCGAGACATGTAATGGGCGATTATTTGAAGCGTTTCGGTGTGGAAACAACTTTTGTAGAGGGTAGTCGGCATGAATCGGTTCAAGCGGCCGTCCGTCCGAATACCAAGCTTATCTACTTGGAAAGTCCCAGCACGCAAATGTTTGAATTGATCGACTTGGAGGCTTGTGCAAAGCTTGCTAAGGGAATCGGCGCACGTACGATTATTGATAACACATGGGCGACGCCAATCTTCCAAAATCCACTCGAGTTTGGTATTGACCTTATCGTTCATTCGATTACAAAATACATTTCAGGCCATAGTGATGCGCTTGGCGGCGTCGTCATGGGTTCGAATGAGCTGATGAAGCCGCTTAGCCGCGACGAATACATGCTCTTTGGCGGTATTATGACGGCGCACACCGCTTCGCTGGTGCTTCGCGGTCTGCGTACACTGCCTGTACGCATGGAGCGCTGCCAAGCGAGCGGGTTAAAAGTGGCTAGCTGGCTTGAAGAGTCCAGTCCATTCGTGGAGCGCGTGAATCATCCAGGGCTGCCATCACATCCGCAGTACGAGCTAGGGAAGAAGCAGCTGAGAGGGTACAGCAGCTTATTCTCCTTCGAGAGCAAACAGCCCATCGAGTTGCTTAAAGCTTGGGCTTCCAAGCTTAAGCTCTTCAAAATTGCAGTCAGCTGGGGCGGGTACGAGAGCCTTGCCACAGTGGGACGCAACACGGCCGTTAATGGTGAAGTCAGAACGATTGTCCGCGTTTATATTGGACTTGAAAGTCCGGATGATCTGATCCGGGATATGCAGGAAACATGGCAGGAAGTAGCGGCCAGCGCATCACAGGATCGTGTTTAA
- the bglX gene encoding beta-glucosidase BglX yields the protein MAVSANKNQLKSPFLSDAETEAAIDALLGEMTLQEKIGQLTQLGTFDEETDGELIEEGMVGSLLGIRGADSANEIQRVAVEESRLGIPLLFADDVIHGYRSTFPIPLAEASSWNPELLEETAAIAAREASSDGINWILAPMVDIARDARWGRISEGAGEDPFLGSVVAAARVRGIQRNDWTDRPHIMACPKHFAAYGLAEGGRDYNTVDISETRMRETYFPPFQAALDAGAGTIMAAFNEVNGVPASGNRWLLKDVLQDEWNFQGFVVSDWESVDELVQHGYSADREQAGSAAVNAGMHMDMHSLIYHEHLANLVGKGEVSLEVIDDAVRRILRVKYRLGLFTHPYADNTLASTYMMNPTHLETAREMARQSIVLLKNEGQLLPIQPSVRKLAVIGPFAEDVEAQLGCWRGQGRPEDVVSVLAGIRKHAEAQQTEVVYAAGSGINSGDEAELARAVRLASESELAIVVLGESADMSGENNSRVSLDIPAPQMKLLKALHGTGVPVVLVLANGRPLTIEWANAHIPAIVNGWHLGVQAGPAIADVLFGAVNPSGKLPVTFPRHSGQVPIYYNAKKTGRPQMKRYADADVTPLFPFGYGLSYTSFSYDDLQVEQAAVKLGESVTVSARISNTGDRDGIEIVQLYICDVAASVTRPVKELKGFSRVELKAGESRTVTFTLGEKELGFVNGKHEFVVEPGKFMVWIGPSSAEGLEGSFEITG from the coding sequence ATGGCGGTGTCGGCTAATAAGAATCAATTGAAATCGCCGTTCCTCTCGGATGCCGAGACAGAAGCTGCAATTGATGCGCTGCTTGGCGAAATGACGCTGCAAGAGAAGATCGGCCAGCTCACGCAGCTCGGCACATTCGACGAAGAGACCGATGGCGAGCTGATCGAAGAAGGCATGGTCGGTTCCTTGCTCGGCATTCGCGGCGCGGACAGCGCTAACGAAATTCAGCGTGTTGCGGTGGAAGAGTCGCGTCTTGGCATTCCGCTGCTGTTCGCCGACGATGTCATTCATGGCTATCGCTCGACGTTCCCGATTCCACTTGCCGAAGCGAGCAGCTGGAATCCGGAATTGCTGGAGGAGACGGCGGCAATAGCTGCGCGCGAAGCATCGTCGGACGGCATCAACTGGATCCTTGCGCCGATGGTCGATATCGCGCGCGATGCAAGATGGGGCCGAATCTCGGAAGGCGCTGGGGAAGATCCGTTCCTCGGATCCGTCGTTGCAGCTGCTCGGGTACGAGGCATACAGCGCAATGATTGGACGGACAGACCGCATATTATGGCGTGTCCGAAGCATTTTGCCGCTTACGGCCTTGCCGAAGGCGGAAGAGACTATAATACCGTCGACATCTCGGAGACGCGGATGCGTGAAACGTACTTCCCGCCGTTCCAAGCGGCGCTTGACGCCGGTGCAGGTACGATTATGGCTGCGTTCAACGAAGTGAACGGCGTTCCGGCTTCCGGCAACCGCTGGCTGCTGAAGGATGTTCTTCAAGACGAGTGGAATTTCCAAGGCTTTGTCGTGAGCGACTGGGAATCGGTCGATGAACTCGTACAGCACGGTTATTCAGCGGATCGAGAGCAAGCAGGCAGTGCAGCCGTGAATGCGGGCATGCATATGGATATGCACTCGCTGATCTATCATGAGCATCTGGCGAATCTCGTCGGTAAAGGCGAGGTTTCTCTTGAAGTGATTGATGATGCGGTCCGTCGTATTCTGCGAGTGAAATACCGTCTTGGCTTGTTCACGCATCCGTACGCGGACAATACGCTCGCAAGCACGTACATGATGAATCCGACGCACTTGGAGACGGCGCGCGAGATGGCTCGCCAATCCATCGTCCTGCTGAAGAACGAGGGTCAACTGCTGCCAATTCAGCCTTCCGTGCGTAAGCTCGCAGTCATTGGTCCGTTCGCGGAAGACGTGGAAGCGCAGCTTGGCTGCTGGCGCGGACAAGGCAGACCGGAGGATGTCGTCTCCGTTCTTGCCGGTATTCGCAAGCATGCCGAAGCGCAACAGACTGAGGTCGTCTATGCGGCAGGCAGCGGCATTAACTCGGGAGACGAGGCAGAGCTTGCAAGAGCGGTTCGTCTCGCTAGTGAGAGTGAGCTCGCAATTGTTGTACTCGGCGAGTCTGCCGACATGAGCGGCGAGAATAACAGCCGCGTGTCGCTGGACATTCCGGCGCCGCAGATGAAGCTGCTCAAAGCGCTGCACGGGACAGGCGTACCTGTTGTGCTCGTACTGGCGAATGGTCGTCCGCTAACAATCGAATGGGCTAACGCCCACATCCCGGCAATTGTTAACGGCTGGCACCTTGGTGTACAAGCAGGTCCGGCTATTGCAGACGTGCTCTTCGGCGCGGTGAATCCAAGCGGCAAGCTTCCTGTTACTTTCCCAAGACACAGCGGGCAAGTGCCGATTTATTACAACGCGAAGAAGACTGGCCGTCCGCAGATGAAACGTTATGCGGATGCTGACGTGACGCCGCTGTTCCCGTTTGGTTATGGCCTCAGCTACACGAGCTTCAGCTACGATGACCTGCAAGTGGAGCAAGCTGCCGTTAAGCTTGGCGAATCCGTTACCGTATCGGCACGGATTAGCAATACCGGCGACCGTGACGGCATCGAGATCGTGCAGCTGTATATTTGTGATGTAGCTGCAAGTGTGACAAGACCGGTGAAGGAGCTGAAGGGCTTCAGCCGCGTAGAGCTGAAAGCGGGAGAAAGCCGTACCGTGACGTTCACTCTTGGTGAGAAAGAGCTTGGCTTCGTTAACGGAAAGCACGAGTTTGTCGTGGAACCAGGCAAATTCATGGTGTGGATCGGTCCGAGTAGTGCTGAAGGCTTGGAAGGTTCGTTCGAAATTACCGGGTAA
- a CDS encoding phytanoyl-CoA dioxygenase family protein produces the protein MKIKLTEQELASGVLSPEMLEIAAEQVRVNGYVLFDKVLSDEKIKGIRDAFDPIFDEFIEKRGYNTGTNRAQMFLPFMQPFIDEEVIAHPIVMSVIEKVLGKGFNCSYFASDTPMPGSDYQAVHCDIMPLFPELTVPLPPFSLVVNIPLVDVTEENGPLEVWPGGTHLNPDNANHDTLDGSVNPNLHIVRAAEGMHSEKVFMSAGSIVIRDIRMWHRGTPNNSDYRRTNLAMIYNRHWYQSSCHTQIPRETYDALSKKAQEVVRNFRIGQPAQMPWEL, from the coding sequence ATGAAAATCAAACTGACCGAGCAAGAGCTTGCAAGCGGCGTTCTTAGCCCAGAGATGCTGGAGATTGCAGCAGAGCAAGTACGTGTTAACGGCTATGTCCTGTTCGATAAAGTGCTGAGCGATGAGAAGATCAAAGGCATCCGCGATGCATTCGATCCGATCTTCGACGAGTTTATCGAGAAGCGCGGCTACAACACAGGTACGAACCGTGCCCAGATGTTCCTGCCATTCATGCAGCCCTTCATCGATGAGGAAGTCATTGCGCATCCAATCGTGATGAGCGTCATTGAGAAAGTGCTTGGCAAAGGCTTCAACTGCTCGTACTTCGCATCTGATACACCAATGCCTGGCTCTGACTACCAAGCCGTACACTGCGACATTATGCCGCTGTTCCCGGAATTGACTGTTCCATTGCCGCCTTTCAGCCTTGTAGTAAACATTCCGCTTGTTGATGTTACGGAAGAGAATGGACCGCTTGAAGTATGGCCTGGAGGCACGCACCTGAACCCAGACAACGCGAACCATGATACGCTTGACGGCAGCGTAAACCCGAATCTGCACATTGTACGCGCAGCAGAAGGCATGCACTCCGAGAAAGTATTCATGTCAGCGGGCTCAATCGTCATCCGTGATATTCGCATGTGGCACCGTGGAACGCCGAACAATTCGGATTACCGCCGCACGAACCTTGCGATGATCTACAACCGCCACTGGTACCAATCGAGCTGCCATACGCAAATCCCGCGTGAAACCTACGATGCGCTGTCCAAGAAAGCACAAGAGGTCGTTCGCAATTTCCGTATCGGCCAACCTGCTCAGATGCCTTGGGAGCTGTAA
- a CDS encoding ABC transporter substrate-binding protein: MGVTKKSKYLYLGLATTVMAGMLSACGGNSNDSSNAGSNNAAQSNNAGKQEKVTLRMIESLTSPARTDLLNQSIKRFEAANPNIKVELISPPFDQADNKIRTMLSAGENLDVLEVRDATINEDVTNGYVENLEPYAAKWADYATVSQAAKTVASIADKPYFIANGMYERQMFYRKDWFDAAGLAAPKTWEDVYNAGKKLTDPSKNHYGFSFRGGPGGSGYVDGIVQSYNGANLDEADGHFLKDGKTSMFGSPEAKEGMELYKKIFKDTSPKDSINWGFAEQVQAFTSGVTAMLMQDPDVIGVLNEKMEKGTWASTFLPVGPTGKTFYGIGAAGWGMTSFSKHKDEAWKLIEFLSSPAENTPFCKAFGLLPIHSTASEDPYFQEGPYATLLEMNTKPEDYIPLKPNYAYQTGDYGDVLMKSTQAWLLDQASTDDTVKVLDKYWQDVKAKSAK, encoded by the coding sequence ATGGGAGTAACTAAGAAGTCGAAGTATTTGTATCTCGGTCTCGCTACTACGGTGATGGCAGGTATGCTATCCGCATGCGGCGGCAACAGCAATGATTCTTCAAATGCAGGTTCGAACAATGCTGCACAGAGCAACAACGCAGGCAAGCAAGAAAAGGTAACTCTTCGCATGATTGAGAGCTTAACAAGTCCTGCTCGTACGGACCTTCTGAATCAATCGATTAAGCGCTTCGAAGCTGCGAACCCGAATATTAAGGTAGAGCTGATCTCGCCGCCATTCGACCAAGCAGACAATAAGATCCGCACGATGCTTAGCGCAGGCGAGAACCTTGATGTCCTTGAAGTGCGTGACGCGACAATTAATGAAGACGTTACAAACGGATATGTTGAAAACCTTGAGCCATATGCGGCTAAATGGGCAGATTATGCTACGGTCTCACAAGCTGCTAAGACAGTAGCTTCGATCGCTGATAAGCCTTACTTTATCGCAAACGGTATGTATGAGCGTCAAATGTTCTACCGCAAAGATTGGTTCGACGCTGCTGGCCTTGCCGCACCGAAGACATGGGAAGATGTATACAATGCGGGTAAAAAGCTGACTGATCCAAGCAAGAACCATTACGGCTTCTCGTTCCGCGGCGGCCCTGGCGGCTCCGGTTACGTAGATGGCATCGTGCAAAGCTACAACGGAGCGAATCTGGATGAAGCAGACGGCCACTTCCTGAAAGACGGCAAAACTTCGATGTTTGGTTCGCCTGAAGCGAAAGAAGGCATGGAGCTTTATAAGAAAATCTTCAAAGATACTTCACCTAAAGACTCCATCAACTGGGGCTTCGCTGAGCAAGTACAAGCGTTTACTTCCGGCGTAACGGCAATGCTGATGCAAGATCCGGACGTTATCGGCGTTCTGAATGAGAAGATGGAAAAAGGAACTTGGGCTTCCACATTCCTGCCTGTAGGTCCTACTGGCAAAACGTTCTACGGCATCGGTGCAGCTGGTTGGGGCATGACGTCCTTCTCCAAGCATAAAGATGAAGCTTGGAAGCTGATCGAGTTCTTGTCGAGTCCTGCAGAGAACACGCCTTTCTGTAAAGCATTCGGCTTGCTTCCAATCCACTCTACAGCATCCGAAGATCCGTACTTCCAAGAAGGTCCATATGCGACTTTGCTTGAAATGAACACGAAGCCGGAAGATTACATTCCGCTCAAACCGAACTACGCTTACCAAACTGGAGACTACGGCGACGTTCTCATGAAGAGCACGCAAGCATGGCTCCTTGACCAAGCATCGACTGACGATACGGTTAAAGTTTTGGATAAATACTGGCAAGACGTAAAAGCGAAAAGCGCGAAGTAA
- a CDS encoding carbohydrate ABC transporter permease, translating to MQKKLLISAKVVYLTLHAVVMLFPLYWIIITSLKPQKQIFSFPLHYWPETLTFDNYKKLFQFSNFGVYIFNSLLVSMGAAACVILISILSGYVLARFKFKGHKHIMFGFFLTQMLPGIGALIVLYKMMSSMHLTNHLSSLVLIYTVGSIPFSTIMLRGFFQRIPSSLEEAAMIDGCSRITALFRVIIPVMLPGIAATFIFAFVNNWNELIMAVMFIDSESSKTLPVAMNSFVMKFDIDWGAMSAGTVLSVIPTIIVFAIAQRFIVEGLTQGAEKG from the coding sequence ATGCAGAAGAAGCTGCTAATAAGCGCTAAAGTTGTATACTTGACACTTCACGCTGTCGTGATGTTGTTCCCGCTTTATTGGATCATTATTACTTCCTTGAAGCCGCAGAAACAAATCTTCAGTTTTCCGCTACATTATTGGCCGGAAACATTAACATTCGATAACTATAAGAAGCTGTTTCAGTTCTCGAACTTTGGCGTGTATATCTTCAACAGCTTGCTTGTATCCATGGGTGCAGCAGCTTGCGTAATTCTGATTTCGATCTTGAGCGGCTACGTGCTTGCGCGGTTTAAGTTCAAAGGTCATAAGCATATTATGTTCGGGTTCTTCCTGACTCAAATGCTGCCGGGTATCGGCGCGCTTATCGTACTTTATAAGATGATGTCGAGTATGCACTTAACGAATCATCTATCATCACTCGTACTTATTTACACAGTAGGCAGCATCCCGTTCTCAACGATTATGCTTAGAGGGTTCTTCCAGCGCATTCCTTCGAGCTTAGAGGAAGCGGCAATGATCGATGGCTGCTCTCGAATTACGGCATTATTCCGCGTCATTATTCCGGTCATGCTGCCAGGTATCGCAGCAACGTTCATATTCGCATTCGTAAACAACTGGAATGAGCTGATTATGGCCGTTATGTTTATTGACAGCGAATCCAGCAAGACGCTGCCTGTTGCGATGAACTCCTTCGTTATGAAGTTTGACATCGACTGGGGCGCAATGTCGGCCGGAACCGTGTTGTCCGTTATTCCTACGATTATCGTATTCGCGATCGCGCAGCGCTTTATTGTAGAAGGATTGACGCAAGGTGCGGAAAAAGGTTAA
- a CDS encoding Gfo/Idh/MocA family protein, with translation MRFYLIGAGVINRTHAEAIYKLEDQSSIEIKVADPNPAALASFAEQFPKAITFTDAKEMLSEEPQADDIAIVGTPPFTHFPLSKMALESGRHTLCEKPLVMNREEAEGLLEIAKANNRMLGCCSVRFLQVPKTEQVKNILNSGELGDVYKISFVFRGQRGRPGVEWQPQSRWFLDKSKAAGGIVMDWGPYDFTILNDLLQPESIEVAAAWTAKPETEADPTDVVYDIEGAVGAMLKFQQADGKSVWVQYERASCTHGEPYFTVEIEGTRGAVKWSPYFETDQVLVKSDKNGEVITKEDTIPYPGPIGYMDHPVYFFAQKVKGQQSPAIVNEQAIFNFLCLQSIYDSANGQKPVVLKK, from the coding sequence ATGCGTTTTTACTTAATCGGTGCAGGTGTCATTAACCGCACGCACGCAGAAGCTATTTATAAGCTGGAAGATCAATCTTCAATCGAGATTAAAGTCGCTGACCCGAACCCGGCTGCGCTTGCTAGCTTCGCAGAGCAATTCCCGAAAGCTATCACGTTTACGGATGCAAAAGAAATGCTGAGCGAAGAGCCGCAAGCGGATGATATCGCTATCGTCGGTACGCCTCCGTTCACGCACTTCCCGTTGTCCAAGATGGCGCTGGAATCCGGCCGTCACACGCTTTGCGAGAAGCCGCTTGTTATGAACCGCGAAGAAGCTGAAGGCTTGCTTGAGATTGCAAAAGCAAACAACCGCATGCTTGGCTGCTGCTCCGTTCGTTTCCTGCAAGTGCCGAAGACAGAGCAAGTGAAGAACATCTTGAATTCCGGCGAGCTTGGCGATGTGTACAAGATTTCGTTCGTATTCCGTGGTCAACGCGGTCGTCCAGGCGTAGAATGGCAGCCGCAAAGCCGTTGGTTCTTGGATAAATCCAAGGCAGCAGGCGGTATCGTTATGGACTGGGGTCCTTACGACTTTACGATTCTGAATGATTTGCTTCAGCCAGAGAGCATTGAAGTTGCTGCCGCTTGGACAGCGAAGCCGGAGACGGAAGCTGATCCGACGGATGTAGTATATGACATCGAGGGCGCTGTCGGCGCTATGCTGAAATTCCAACAAGCAGACGGCAAATCCGTATGGGTACAATATGAGCGTGCTTCCTGTACACATGGCGAGCCATACTTCACGGTTGAAATCGAAGGTACTCGCGGTGCGGTGAAATGGTCTCCTTACTTCGAAACGGATCAAGTATTGGTGAAATCCGATAAGAATGGGGAAGTTATTACAAAAGAGGATACGATTCCTTATCCAGGACCAATCGGTTACATGGATCACCCGGTTTACTTCTTCGCGCAGAAGGTAAAAGGTCAGCAGTCGCCGGCAATCGTGAATGAGCAAGCGATCTTTAACTTCCTGTGCCTGCAATCCATCTATGACAGCGCAAATGGCCAAAAGCCGGTTGTTCTGAAGAAATAG
- a CDS encoding carbohydrate ABC transporter permease — METKVPTGSAENKGKKTRFSSQLWFIWLCLLPVIILVLTFTYYPVVKGITLAFQDYNLMNVKNVKFIGLDNFRTIFHDNQFITALKNSLKWVFYSLIAQFVLGFILALVLNKPFKGRGVYQGLVFYSWALSGFLIGLIFKWLYNSQIGVVNDLLLRSGIIKERIGFLSDPHWAMFSVISANVWYGIAFFAIMLLAALQSIPGELFEAADIDGAGWMRKLINVIIPYIMPTIITTTLLRVIWIFSDPTLIYSMTNGGPAGMTNIVSSFMLSKVFGNGEYGLGSAVGIVMMVMLMLYTLFYLFATKSEKAGDF, encoded by the coding sequence ATGGAAACGAAAGTCCCAACTGGTTCGGCTGAGAACAAGGGGAAGAAAACCAGATTTTCGTCACAGCTGTGGTTTATTTGGCTCTGTTTGCTCCCTGTTATCATTCTCGTTTTAACCTTTACTTATTATCCCGTTGTTAAAGGTATCACGCTCGCGTTCCAAGATTACAACTTGATGAATGTGAAGAACGTCAAGTTTATCGGCTTGGATAACTTTAGAACGATATTCCATGACAATCAATTTATTACGGCTCTGAAGAACAGCTTGAAATGGGTGTTCTACTCTTTAATTGCACAATTTGTTCTTGGATTCATTCTTGCACTTGTATTGAATAAGCCTTTCAAAGGCAGAGGCGTCTACCAGGGTCTTGTATTCTATTCTTGGGCACTTTCCGGCTTCCTTATTGGTTTGATCTTTAAATGGCTTTACAACTCCCAGATCGGGGTAGTCAACGATCTATTGCTTCGCTCCGGAATTATTAAAGAACGTATCGGCTTCTTGTCCGATCCCCACTGGGCGATGTTCTCCGTAATTAGCGCAAATGTATGGTACGGTATAGCATTTTTCGCAATTATGCTGCTCGCTGCATTGCAATCGATACCTGGCGAATTGTTCGAGGCTGCCGATATCGACGGAGCAGGCTGGATGCGCAAATTGATTAACGTTATCATTCCTTATATCATGCCGACGATCATTACGACGACTTTGCTTCGCGTAATCTGGATCTTCAGCGATCCGACATTGATTTACTCGATGACGAATGGCGGTCCGGCAGGCATGACCAATATCGTCTCTTCATTCATGCTTTCTAAAGTGTTTGGAAACGGCGAATATGGACTTGGTTCGGCAGTGGGTATCGTTATGATGGTCATGCTGATGCTCTACACACTCTTCTACCTGTTCGCGACAAAATCAGAGAAAGCGGGGGACTTCTAA
- a CDS encoding sugar phosphate isomerase/epimerase family protein, producing MITSKGFSTGLYGYQVEYWKDGKDPSMEEIFRTCANAGMQALEIDPTPELLSLAKQFGLAVSGSYVGLQLHEPFESLNIEETVLPVAKRLAEVGATDLVINADPKGGWDAPELKTEEEFKQQGVNLSRIAEAVRGHGLKVSMHNHASDKHNAEGDLRSVIDYASAEVGLCVDTGWAHVAGMNPVDMLKAYPDRIYAFHFRNQFGRVPSEDLSVGEVDMKDLLAVASEIGYNGWLTFELLHEEATNAKQTLGEATASSIAYLNACIQELG from the coding sequence ATGATTACAAGCAAAGGGTTCTCCACCGGGCTGTACGGTTACCAGGTTGAATACTGGAAAGACGGTAAAGATCCGTCGATGGAAGAGATTTTCCGCACATGTGCGAATGCAGGCATGCAGGCGCTTGAAATTGACCCGACTCCTGAGCTGCTCAGCTTGGCGAAGCAGTTCGGCCTAGCTGTCTCCGGCAGCTACGTTGGCCTTCAGCTTCACGAGCCGTTCGAGTCGCTGAACATCGAAGAGACGGTGCTTCCAGTGGCGAAGCGTCTGGCTGAAGTTGGCGCTACGGATCTGGTCATCAACGCTGACCCTAAGGGCGGCTGGGATGCGCCAGAACTGAAGACCGAAGAGGAGTTCAAGCAGCAAGGCGTGAATTTATCTCGCATTGCCGAAGCCGTGCGCGGGCACGGTCTGAAAGTCAGCATGCATAACCATGCATCGGACAAGCATAATGCAGAGGGCGATCTCCGTTCGGTCATTGATTATGCAAGTGCTGAAGTCGGACTGTGTGTCGATACAGGCTGGGCGCACGTAGCAGGCATGAACCCGGTGGATATGCTGAAGGCGTATCCAGACCGAATCTACGCGTTCCACTTCCGCAACCAATTCGGGCGTGTACCGAGTGAGGATTTATCAGTCGGTGAAGTCGACATGAAAGACCTGCTTGCCGTCGCATCCGAAATTGGCTATAACGGCTGGCTGACGTTCGAGCTGCTGCATGAAGAAGCGACGAATGCGAAGCAGACGCTAGGGGAAGCAACTGCATCGTCAATCGCATACTTAAACGCATGCATCCAGGAGCTTGGCTAA
- a CDS encoding SDR family NAD(P)-dependent oxidoreductase, which produces MIGLNLSGRTALVTGATGELGRVMVRTLAACGADVVIQYNSNEAKAQELKAEIEGTGRRALIVQADITNEQSINAMRDKVTAELGHVDIVVANAVIQYKWTSVLEQSAEDYVGQFESCVLQSVFLAKAFIPAMIEKGAGRMIGINTECAMQNFPTQSAYVAGKRGMDGVYRILAKEVGEHQITVNQIAPGWTISERDRTNGTEKSEGYEASVALKRRGTDQEIANAVAFLASDLSSFITGAYIPVCGGNVMPTI; this is translated from the coding sequence ATGATTGGGTTGAATTTAAGCGGACGCACGGCACTGGTTACCGGTGCCACAGGCGAGCTTGGAAGAGTAATGGTGCGGACGCTCGCAGCATGTGGAGCAGACGTCGTCATTCAATACAATAGCAACGAAGCGAAGGCGCAGGAGCTGAAGGCGGAGATTGAAGGAACGGGCAGACGAGCGCTGATCGTACAAGCCGATATTACCAATGAACAGTCGATTAATGCCATGAGAGATAAGGTTACAGCTGAGCTCGGCCATGTCGATATCGTTGTGGCGAATGCTGTCATTCAATATAAATGGACGTCCGTGCTTGAACAGTCGGCGGAGGATTATGTTGGCCAATTCGAATCCTGCGTCCTGCAGAGCGTCTTCCTTGCCAAGGCGTTTATCCCGGCGATGATCGAGAAAGGCGCAGGCCGGATGATCGGTATCAATACGGAATGCGCGATGCAGAACTTCCCGACTCAGTCGGCCTATGTCGCAGGAAAGCGGGGCATGGATGGCGTCTACCGGATTCTCGCTAAGGAAGTCGGCGAGCATCAAATTACGGTGAACCAAATTGCTCCGGGTTGGACCATTTCCGAACGGGACCGTACGAACGGGACGGAGAAGAGCGAGGGCTACGAGGCGAGCGTTGCACTGAAACGGCGCGGTACGGACCAGGAAATTGCGAACGCTGTCGCTTTCCTTGCATCCGATCTGTCCAGTTTCATCACAGGCGCGTATATTCCTGTTTGCGGCGGCAATGTTATGCCAACCATTTAA
- a CDS encoding cyclic lactone autoinducer peptide, whose protein sequence is MKKMMYRGIAAIIVSLASLFVLTGSYYFIYKPEIPAELRK, encoded by the coding sequence ATGAAGAAGATGATGTATCGGGGCATTGCTGCGATAATTGTTAGCCTTGCTTCGTTATTCGTACTCACAGGATCTTATTATTTTATATACAAGCCGGAAATTCCAGCTGAACTTAGAAAGTAA